A genomic window from Exiguobacterium acetylicum DSM 20416 includes:
- the lepA gene encoding translation elongation factor 4, protein MTNEDRLKRQKSIRNFSIIAHIDHGKSTLADRILEKTGALTSREMKDQTLDAMDLERERGITIKLNAVQLKYTAKDGEDYILHLIDTPGHVDFTYEVSRSLAACEGAVLVVDAAQGIEAQTLANVYLALDNDLEILPIINKIDLPSADVERVRQEIEDVIGLDASEAVPTSAKAGIGIEEILEQIVEKVPAPTGDPSAPLEALIFDSYYDAYRGVVASIRVVNGTVKVGDKIRMMSTGKDFEVLELAVATPKPLRQQELTVGDVGTLSASIKTVGDVRVGDTITLAKQPAAEALPGYRKMNPMVYCGLYPIDAAKYNDLREALEKLQLSDAALEFEPETSQALGFGFRCGFLGMLHMEIIQERIEREFNIDMITTAPSVIYHVTTTAGEVLHVDNPSKMPDQQKVEFIEEPFVKAAVMTPNDYVGAIMELCQKKRGTFVDMQYIDTTRVKITYELPLSEIVYDFFDQLKSSTKGYASLDYELIGYQQSRLVKMDILLNNENVDALSFIVHRDFAYERGKVIVDKLKELIPRMQFEVPIQAAVGTKIVARSTIKALRKNVLAKCYGGDISRKRKLLEKQKEGKKRMKMVGSVEVPQEAFMSVLSMDED, encoded by the coding sequence ATGACGAATGAAGACCGTTTAAAGCGGCAGAAGAGTATTCGTAACTTCTCGATCATTGCCCATATCGATCACGGGAAGTCGACACTCGCTGACCGGATTTTAGAAAAAACTGGCGCGCTGACATCGCGCGAAATGAAAGACCAGACACTTGATGCCATGGATCTCGAACGTGAGCGTGGAATCACGATTAAACTGAATGCTGTTCAATTGAAGTATACAGCAAAAGATGGGGAAGACTACATTCTTCATCTCATTGATACACCGGGACACGTCGACTTCACATATGAAGTCTCGCGTTCACTTGCAGCTTGTGAAGGAGCTGTCCTCGTCGTCGATGCGGCGCAAGGAATCGAAGCGCAGACGCTTGCGAACGTTTACTTAGCACTCGACAACGATCTCGAAATCCTTCCGATCATCAACAAAATCGATTTACCTTCTGCGGACGTCGAGCGCGTCCGTCAAGAAATCGAAGATGTCATCGGACTTGATGCGTCTGAAGCCGTTCCGACTTCTGCGAAGGCAGGGATCGGCATTGAAGAAATTCTCGAACAAATCGTCGAGAAAGTACCAGCGCCGACGGGTGATCCGTCTGCACCGCTTGAAGCATTGATTTTCGACTCGTACTATGATGCTTATCGTGGTGTCGTTGCATCAATCCGAGTCGTCAACGGAACAGTTAAGGTTGGCGATAAGATTCGGATGATGTCGACAGGTAAGGATTTTGAAGTTCTGGAACTTGCCGTCGCGACGCCAAAACCATTACGTCAGCAAGAATTGACGGTCGGTGATGTTGGGACGTTGTCTGCGTCGATCAAAACGGTCGGCGATGTACGTGTCGGGGATACGATCACGCTCGCAAAACAGCCGGCTGCTGAAGCACTACCAGGATACCGGAAGATGAATCCGATGGTGTACTGTGGACTCTATCCAATCGATGCTGCGAAATACAACGATTTACGAGAAGCGCTTGAAAAATTACAACTCAGTGACGCGGCGCTTGAGTTCGAACCAGAGACATCACAAGCACTCGGATTCGGATTCCGTTGTGGATTCCTCGGAATGCTCCACATGGAGATCATCCAGGAGCGGATCGAACGAGAGTTCAACATCGATATGATCACGACGGCACCGTCGGTTATCTACCACGTGACGACGACAGCGGGTGAAGTCTTGCACGTCGATAATCCATCGAAGATGCCGGATCAGCAAAAAGTCGAATTCATCGAAGAGCCGTTCGTTAAGGCTGCTGTCATGACACCGAATGATTACGTTGGTGCCATCATGGAGTTGTGCCAGAAGAAGCGCGGAACATTCGTCGATATGCAATACATCGATACGACACGTGTCAAAATCACGTATGAGTTGCCGTTATCTGAGATCGTCTACGACTTCTTCGATCAGTTGAAATCGAGTACGAAAGGGTATGCGTCACTTGATTATGAATTGATCGGCTACCAACAGTCGCGTCTCGTCAAGATGGACATCCTCCTCAATAACGAAAACGTCGATGCGCTCAGCTTCATCGTTCACCGTGACTTTGCATACGAACGCGGGAAAGTCATCGTTGATAAGTTGAAGGAATTGATTCCACGGATGCAGTTCGAAGTACCGATTCAGGCTGCTGTCGGAACGAAGATTGTCGCGCGTTCGACGATCAAGGCATTACGGAAGAACGTTCTTGCGAAATGTTACGGGGGAGATATCTCTCGGAAACGTAAGTTGCTCGAGAAGCAAAAAGAAGGTAAGAAACGCATGAAGATGGTAGGCTCAGTAGAGGTACCGCAAGAAGCCTTCATGTCCGTTCTATCCATGGACGAAGATTAA
- the hemW gene encoding radical SAM family heme chaperone HemW: MGIRAAYVHIPFCEHICYYCDFNKVFLKNQPVDEYLDALEREIELTLKQYPTDHLETIFIGGGTPTALNEPQMQRLMEIIQKHLLPLTGDDLEYTVESNPDGVSEEKLDIMKAGGVNRVSFGVQSFDDGLLERIGRTHREAKVAQTLDAAAKRFDNISVDLMFGLPNQTLDQVRYDVTRALQLPITHISSYSLILEPHTVFAIQERKGKLPLPTQDLEAEMYQVMIDTIEAGGYAQYEISNFAEAGKESRHNRVYWENDEYYGFGAGSHSYINQTRRANIAPIPRYIKAEGLPVRKETPLTNVERMEEEMFLGLRMKDGVSLERFRTKYGVAFEDVFGDVMKRLLPNGLVEQTETHIRLTPAGVPLANEVFAEFIGEAQVQ, from the coding sequence ATGGGAATACGCGCCGCATATGTCCACATCCCTTTTTGTGAACATATTTGTTATTACTGTGATTTCAATAAAGTCTTTTTAAAGAATCAGCCCGTCGATGAATACCTCGATGCACTCGAACGAGAAATCGAACTGACGCTGAAACAATATCCGACGGATCATCTCGAGACGATCTTCATCGGGGGCGGCACACCGACCGCTTTGAATGAACCACAGATGCAACGGCTGATGGAAATCATCCAGAAGCACTTGTTGCCACTGACAGGTGATGATTTAGAGTATACGGTCGAGTCGAACCCGGACGGTGTATCGGAAGAGAAGCTCGATATCATGAAGGCGGGTGGTGTCAATCGCGTCAGTTTCGGTGTCCAGTCGTTTGACGACGGGTTGCTCGAACGCATCGGTCGGACGCACCGCGAAGCGAAAGTCGCGCAGACGCTCGATGCCGCAGCGAAACGGTTTGACAATATCTCGGTCGACTTGATGTTCGGATTACCGAACCAAACGCTCGATCAGGTCCGCTACGACGTCACGCGGGCACTTCAATTGCCGATCACGCATATCTCATCCTATTCATTGATTTTGGAACCGCACACGGTCTTTGCGATTCAGGAGCGAAAAGGAAAATTACCACTTCCGACGCAAGATCTCGAGGCGGAGATGTATCAAGTGATGATCGACACGATTGAAGCAGGCGGATATGCGCAGTATGAGATCTCGAACTTCGCGGAAGCTGGAAAAGAGAGCCGGCATAATCGTGTCTATTGGGAAAACGATGAGTACTACGGATTCGGTGCAGGCTCACACAGCTACATCAATCAGACACGTCGTGCGAATATCGCACCGATTCCGCGCTATATCAAGGCGGAAGGGTTACCGGTTCGCAAAGAGACACCACTGACGAACGTCGAGCGGATGGAAGAAGAGATGTTCCTTGGACTTCGAATGAAGGATGGCGTATCACTCGAACGATTCCGGACGAAATATGGAGTAGCGTTTGAAGATGTGTTTGGTGACGTCATGAAACGGTTGTTACCAAACGGTCTCGTCGAACAAACGGAGACACATATCCGTTTGACGCCAGCCGGGGTTCCGCTAGCGAACGAAGTCTTCGCAGAGTTCATCGGTGAAGCGCAGGTTCAATGA
- the hrcA gene encoding heat-inducible transcriptional repressor HrcA, whose product MLTDRQLLILRAIVDDYIKTAQPVGSRTLSKRDDVTFSSATIRNEMADLEEMGLIEKPHTSAGRIPSELGYRFYVDHLIRPESITPKEAQALKSLFAHSVNENDRLIRHTADLLSDLTHYTTLVLGPKEDGQRLHHLELIPLAEGRVVIVLVTETGHVEHKTLQLNQALSQEAASRLMERLNQTLRGTPLSALRSRLLEEIRRFRSEHSEQTVLLSKALDLVLTDQEERPFIYLGGKANMFDQPEFQDVAKLRPVLELIEQQEAVLDFLRPNLDNQILITIGSENNVDALKDCSVIRAHYSVDGVSIGTLALIGPKRMDYNRGINSIIHLLQAFQTELHKNNLD is encoded by the coding sequence GTGCTGACGGATCGTCAATTGTTGATTTTACGTGCAATCGTCGATGATTACATCAAGACTGCTCAACCCGTCGGCTCACGGACGCTCTCCAAGCGAGACGACGTGACGTTCAGTTCCGCGACCATTCGTAACGAGATGGCGGACCTCGAAGAGATGGGTCTGATTGAAAAGCCACACACTTCCGCAGGACGGATTCCTTCCGAACTCGGATATCGTTTTTATGTCGACCATCTGATTCGTCCGGAAAGCATCACACCAAAAGAAGCACAGGCATTGAAATCACTCTTTGCCCATTCCGTGAATGAGAATGATCGGTTGATTCGGCACACAGCAGACCTGTTGAGCGATTTAACCCATTACACGACGCTTGTACTTGGACCAAAAGAAGACGGACAACGCCTGCATCATTTAGAATTGATTCCACTTGCCGAGGGTCGTGTCGTCATCGTTCTCGTCACGGAGACGGGGCATGTCGAACACAAGACATTGCAATTGAATCAAGCGTTGTCCCAAGAAGCAGCGAGCCGCCTGATGGAACGTCTGAATCAGACGTTACGCGGTACGCCGCTCTCAGCCTTACGCAGTCGCCTGCTTGAGGAAATCCGTCGCTTCCGTTCAGAGCATTCTGAACAGACGGTATTGCTCTCGAAGGCACTTGATCTCGTCTTGACGGATCAAGAGGAGCGCCCGTTCATCTATCTGGGCGGGAAAGCCAACATGTTCGATCAGCCCGAATTTCAGGACGTTGCCAAACTACGACCTGTTCTCGAGTTGATCGAACAGCAAGAAGCCGTTCTCGATTTCCTCCGACCGAATCTCGATAATCAAATCTTGATCACGATCGGGAGTGAGAACAATGTGGATGCATTAAAAGATTGTAGCGTCATCCGGGCCCATTATTCGGTCGACGGTGTCTCGATCGGGACACTCGCCTTGATCGGACCGAAACGGATGGATTACAACCGGGGAATCAACTCGATCATCCATCTACTTCAAGCATTCCAAACCGAATTGCATAAGAACAATTTGGATTGA
- the grpE gene encoding nucleotide exchange factor GrpE: MEEKEQNQNLQQEENVTEPTETVEVTEEEVIQADLVEDEKPDFEAQLAEAKASELRLRADFENFKRRNRVEAENRAKYSSQAIVEKLLPLVDNLDRALQIETENDETKSVLTGVEMVKRQLVETLQNEGVVEIPAVGEAFDPNLHQAVVQEASEEHESGIVIAEFQKGYKLHDRVIRPSMVKVAE, translated from the coding sequence GTGGAAGAAAAAGAACAGAATCAAAACCTCCAACAAGAAGAAAACGTGACAGAGCCGACTGAAACCGTCGAAGTCACAGAAGAAGAAGTCATCCAAGCGGATCTCGTCGAAGACGAGAAACCAGACTTCGAAGCACAACTCGCAGAAGCAAAAGCTTCAGAGTTACGCCTCCGTGCGGACTTTGAGAACTTCAAACGTCGCAACCGTGTCGAAGCGGAGAACCGCGCGAAGTATTCTTCACAAGCGATCGTCGAAAAGCTATTGCCGCTCGTCGATAACTTGGACCGTGCGCTCCAAATCGAGACAGAAAACGATGAGACGAAATCCGTCTTGACGGGTGTCGAGATGGTAAAACGTCAACTCGTTGAAACGCTTCAAAATGAAGGCGTCGTCGAGATTCCAGCTGTCGGTGAAGCGTTCGATCCGAACTTACACCAAGCAGTCGTTCAAGAAGCGAGCGAAGAACACGAATCAGGTATCGTCATCGCTGAATTCCAAAAAGGGTACAAATTGCACGATCGTGTGATTCGTCCGAGTATGGTCAAAGTAGCTGAGTAA